One part of the Methylobacterium mesophilicum SR1.6/6 genome encodes these proteins:
- a CDS encoding helicase-related protein, protein MARKRLRPTIESLIDSLGRLGVAPDAVDLDRLLAQLELPDYGAEVEDDRVARALREMQAARAFAETGIPAIRKAIPTLRAVVTKDHRITWLIRTEIPLLDNGRLDLRLDIAPEPEAAEILARMAARNDPAHRLEALREAVARTALQATRALHKPVDRLRAQLLVDLREVGADAAAYIAHMDRSLRSRVFTYGPKLARGLNDTLTPVRRHAKAVAREGSRLRRLRDQVGFGAYIERFTAARRLNRKILFHMGPTNSGKTYAALQHLTAAETGAYLAPLRLLALENYETLRERGLRAGMITGEEVLGEANPTHTARTIETADLTRPIDVAVIDEIQMLSDPDRGWAWTNALFGVAARTVIVCGSDDALSYVRRAAEAANESLEVITFTRKSPLLLLEEPVPLEKVEAGDAVVAFSRRAVHENREILVARGHRVATIYGALSPEVRRAEAARFRSGEANVLVTTDAIGMGLNLGPLKRIVFSAVRKWDGTAERALTHSEIRQIAGRAGRYGHQDVGYVAATDPYAAEPIRTALSGAPTAPAADTRFFVRPDLGAIRSVAEEMRTHSLHEVLTHFARATFYAGSPFQPSALEEVLEVARIVDRARLPIEEKFAFSVCPIDRRDEIAMSLLERWCQARAAGLTVPALRGNLAGELDYQERTVKLASAYLWLSRRFPETFDDVDAIRHMRGRANDAIEQHLRETATRKAERRSRRTSGAR, encoded by the coding sequence ATGGCGCGCAAGCGTCTCCGCCCGACGATCGAGAGCCTGATCGACTCCCTCGGCCGCCTCGGCGTCGCGCCGGACGCGGTCGATCTCGACCGGCTGCTCGCTCAGCTCGAGCTACCCGATTACGGCGCCGAGGTGGAGGACGACCGCGTCGCCCGGGCACTGCGCGAGATGCAGGCGGCCCGGGCCTTCGCGGAGACCGGCATCCCGGCGATCCGGAAGGCGATCCCCACCCTCCGGGCCGTGGTCACCAAGGACCACCGCATCACCTGGCTGATCCGCACCGAGATCCCGCTCCTCGACAACGGCCGCCTGGACCTGCGCCTCGACATCGCCCCCGAGCCGGAGGCGGCCGAGATCCTGGCCCGCATGGCCGCCCGGAACGATCCGGCCCACCGCCTGGAGGCCTTGCGCGAGGCGGTGGCGCGCACCGCGCTCCAGGCCACCCGCGCCCTGCACAAGCCGGTCGACCGGCTGCGGGCGCAGCTCCTCGTCGACCTGCGCGAGGTCGGGGCGGACGCCGCTGCCTACATCGCCCACATGGACCGGTCGCTCCGGTCCCGCGTGTTCACCTACGGTCCGAAGCTCGCCCGCGGCCTCAACGACACGCTGACCCCCGTGCGCCGCCACGCCAAGGCGGTGGCCCGCGAGGGCTCGCGCCTGCGCCGCCTGCGCGATCAGGTCGGCTTCGGGGCGTATATCGAGCGGTTCACCGCCGCCCGGCGCCTCAACCGCAAGATCCTGTTCCACATGGGGCCGACCAATTCCGGCAAGACCTACGCGGCGCTCCAGCACCTGACCGCGGCCGAGACCGGGGCCTACCTCGCCCCGCTCCGGCTCCTGGCGCTGGAGAACTACGAGACCCTGCGCGAGCGGGGCTTGCGCGCCGGCATGATCACCGGCGAGGAGGTGCTGGGCGAGGCCAACCCGACCCATACCGCCCGCACCATCGAGACCGCCGACCTGACCCGGCCGATCGACGTGGCGGTGATCGACGAGATCCAGATGCTGTCGGACCCCGACCGCGGCTGGGCCTGGACCAACGCGCTGTTCGGCGTCGCCGCCAGGACCGTGATCGTCTGCGGCTCCGACGACGCGCTGTCGTATGTCCGCCGCGCCGCCGAGGCCGCCAACGAGTCTCTGGAGGTGATAACCTTCACCCGCAAGTCGCCGCTCCTGTTGCTGGAGGAGCCGGTGCCGCTGGAGAAGGTCGAGGCCGGCGACGCGGTGGTCGCCTTCTCCCGCCGGGCCGTGCACGAGAACCGCGAGATCCTGGTGGCGCGGGGCCACCGGGTGGCGACGATCTACGGCGCCCTGTCGCCGGAGGTCCGCCGGGCCGAGGCCGCGCGCTTCCGCTCCGGCGAGGCCAACGTGCTGGTCACCACCGACGCGATCGGCATGGGGCTGAACCTCGGCCCGCTGAAGCGGATCGTGTTCTCGGCGGTGCGCAAGTGGGACGGCACCGCCGAGCGGGCGCTGACCCATTCCGAGATCCGCCAGATCGCCGGCCGGGCCGGCCGCTACGGCCACCAGGATGTCGGCTACGTGGCGGCGACCGACCCCTACGCCGCGGAACCGATCCGCACCGCCCTCTCGGGCGCCCCGACGGCCCCGGCGGCCGACACGCGCTTCTTCGTCCGTCCGGATCTCGGGGCGATCCGCTCGGTGGCCGAGGAGATGCGCACGCACAGCCTGCACGAGGTGCTGACCCACTTCGCCCGGGCGACCTTCTACGCGGGCTCGCCGTTCCAGCCCTCGGCCCTGGAGGAGGTGCTGGAGGTCGCCCGGATCGTCGACCGGGCGCGGCTGCCGATCGAGGAGAAGTTCGCGTTCTCGGTCTGCCCGATCGACCGGCGCGACGAGATCGCCATGAGCCTGCTGGAGCGCTGGTGCCAGGCCAGGGCCGCCGGCCTCACGGTCCCGGCCCTGCGGGGCAACCTCGCGGGCGAACTCGACTATCAGGAGCGGACCGTGAAGCTCGCCAGCGCCTATCTGTGGCTGTCGCGGCGCTTCCCCGAGACCTTCGACGACGTCGACGCCATCCGCCACATGCGAGGCCGCGCCAACGACGCCATCGAGCAGCACCTGCGGGAGACCGCGACCCGCAAGGCCGAGCGGCGGAGCCGGCGGACGAGCGGGGCGCGGTGA
- a CDS encoding MucR family transcriptional regulator, which yields MSEENAELGSNVTALTGDIVAAYVSNNAVPVAELPNLIRSVHGAVAGLASGSSANPASAEPIERPSAAEIRRSIQPNGIVSFLDGRSYKTLKRHLTAHGLEPQAYRARFALPADYPMVAPRYAAQRSALAKAIGLGRPGAMAHAEAKGRRKAA from the coding sequence ATGTCAGAAGAAAACGCTGAGCTCGGCTCCAACGTCACCGCATTGACTGGCGACATCGTCGCTGCCTACGTCTCAAACAATGCCGTTCCGGTAGCGGAACTGCCGAACCTGATCCGGAGCGTGCACGGAGCCGTGGCAGGCTTGGCTTCCGGCAGCTCAGCCAACCCAGCTTCGGCAGAGCCGATCGAACGGCCTTCCGCCGCCGAAATCCGCAGGTCGATTCAGCCAAACGGGATCGTCAGCTTCCTCGACGGTCGATCCTACAAGACGCTCAAGCGGCACCTCACGGCTCACGGGCTCGAGCCCCAGGCCTACCGCGCGCGCTTCGCTCTTCCGGCGGATTACCCGATGGTAGCCCCCCGCTACGCCGCCCAACGCTCGGCGCTGGCCAAGGCGATCGGTCTCGGCCGCCCCGGTGCAATGGCCCATGCTGAGGCGAAGGGTCGTCGCAAGGCCGCCTGA
- a CDS encoding class II aldolase/adducin family protein, with the protein MLDDHSHDETAALDLPNDDAGRKRTSIYQPEQAGLIFPEIPEFANHAEERDYRKKHLVAACRAFAMHGFDYGFAGHLTIRDPERPELYWTNPMCVHFSQVRMSNLILADHKGRVVEGRHAINRAGFVLHAAVHEEYPEVMAMCHAHTTYGTAWCATGRPLEMISQDAAAFYNSHAVIGASAGAVAVEKESGLSVAQQIGRNRGVLHQNHGLLTCSQHSIDDAAFWFIALERACQQQLLVESTGIKPQLLSEKTARYSREHVGSDYIGWLHFQTLYSHIAETQPDMFA; encoded by the coding sequence ATGCTCGACGATCATTCCCACGACGAGACCGCCGCCCTCGACCTGCCGAACGACGATGCCGGCCGCAAGCGGACCTCGATCTACCAGCCCGAGCAGGCCGGCCTGATCTTCCCGGAGATCCCCGAATTCGCCAACCACGCCGAGGAGCGCGACTACCGCAAGAAGCACCTCGTGGCCGCCTGCCGCGCCTTCGCGATGCACGGCTTCGACTACGGCTTCGCCGGGCACCTGACGATCCGCGACCCGGAGCGTCCGGAGCTGTACTGGACCAACCCGATGTGCGTGCACTTCTCGCAGGTGCGGATGTCGAACCTGATCCTGGCCGACCACAAGGGCCGGGTGGTCGAGGGGCGCCACGCCATCAACCGCGCGGGCTTCGTGCTGCACGCCGCCGTGCACGAGGAGTACCCGGAGGTGATGGCCATGTGCCACGCCCACACCACCTACGGCACCGCGTGGTGCGCCACCGGCCGGCCGCTCGAGATGATCAGCCAGGACGCGGCGGCCTTCTACAACAGCCACGCGGTGATCGGCGCCTCGGCGGGCGCCGTGGCGGTAGAGAAGGAGAGCGGCCTCTCGGTCGCCCAGCAGATCGGCCGCAACCGCGGCGTGCTGCACCAGAACCACGGCCTGCTGACCTGCTCGCAGCACAGCATCGACGACGCGGCCTTCTGGTTCATCGCCCTGGAGCGGGCCTGCCAGCAGCAGCTCCTGGTCGAGTCGACCGGCATCAAGCCGCAGCTCCTCTCGGAGAAGACCGCCCGCTACAGCCGCGAGCACGTGGGCAGCGACTATATCGGCTGGCTGCACTTCCAGACGCTGTACAGCCACATCGCCGAGACCCAGCCCGACATGTTCGCCTGA
- the gcvA gene encoding transcriptional regulator GcvA, producing MHRRLPPLNALKAFEAAARHGSFTRAADELHVTHGAVSRHVQMLEAWLGLPLFARHNRRVALTEAGADYATEIGAALDRIALATARQAERGRPRLLHVNALATFTLRWLIPRLSGFQVANPAIEVRLTTSNVPLASLAEPFDVAIRGGPDSRPGHVAQAFLSERRIPVCSPALLQRLPLEGPEDLRRHTLLHAATLQRVWPDWLREAGVPDLTPQASVTLEHFYLTLQAALDGLGVAMGPERLIADDVAAGRLTLPFAGPSLPARSYYTYVPEPRAEDPAVRAFCGWLAEAARRP from the coding sequence GTGCACCGCCGCCTGCCGCCGCTCAACGCCCTGAAGGCCTTCGAGGCGGCGGCCCGGCACGGGAGCTTCACCCGGGCGGCGGACGAGCTGCACGTCACCCACGGCGCGGTGAGCCGGCACGTGCAGATGCTGGAGGCGTGGCTCGGCCTGCCGCTGTTCGCGCGCCACAACCGGCGCGTGGCCCTCACCGAGGCGGGGGCGGACTACGCCACCGAGATCGGCGCCGCCCTCGACCGGATCGCCCTGGCCACCGCCCGCCAGGCCGAGCGCGGGCGGCCGCGCCTGCTGCACGTGAACGCGCTGGCCACCTTCACCCTGCGCTGGCTCATCCCGCGCCTGTCCGGATTCCAGGTGGCCAACCCGGCGATCGAGGTGCGGCTGACCACCTCGAACGTGCCCCTGGCGAGCCTCGCGGAGCCGTTCGACGTGGCAATCCGGGGCGGTCCGGACAGCCGTCCGGGCCACGTCGCGCAGGCCTTCCTGTCCGAGCGGCGCATTCCCGTGTGCAGCCCGGCGCTGCTGCAGCGCCTGCCGCTCGAAGGGCCGGAGGATCTCCGCCGGCACACGCTGCTGCACGCCGCGACGCTCCAGCGGGTCTGGCCGGACTGGCTGCGGGAAGCGGGCGTTCCGGACCTGACGCCGCAGGCCTCGGTGACGCTGGAGCACTTCTACCTGACGCTCCAGGCCGCCCTCGACGGGCTCGGCGTCGCCATGGGCCCCGAGCGGCTGATCGCCGACGACGTGGCCGCCGGCCGCCTCACCCTGCCCTTCGCCGGCCCGTCCCTGCCGGCGCGGAGCTACTACACCTACGTCCCCGAGCCGCGGGCGGAGGATCCGGCGGTCCGGGCCTTCTGCGGCTGGCTCGCCGAGGCGGCCCGGCGGCCGTGA
- a CDS encoding Y-family DNA polymerase, protein MSTPDARLRDRIGGGRAVALIDGNSFYCACERVFDPRLAAVPVIVLSNNDGCAIARTAEAKALGIRMGDPYFKIRDLCRARGVRVLSSNYTLYGDMSGRTNAVYRRFSPQVEIYSIDESFLNLADVAPALRVELARDLRATVRTWTGIPTCVGIGPTKTLAKLANHIAKSVPALDGVCDLTDPVAYAHWLCRIDVAAVWGIGRASLAKLEAMGVESVADLRDLDPRPVRKGLTVVGERIIHELRGLACLPLEMVPARRKGCAVTRSFSSRVEDRATLEEAVSAHATRLGEKLRREGLGTNHVSVFYHTSEHDHGAPMRSVSITVTLPEHTSDTLALIKAARHGVAKTWREPGERPWRYAKAGLVTNDLVPLSHSPRALIGALDRARSGPLMAAMDACNARWGRGAVVPARAGLVSRRDWNTKFEMRTPRYTTQVSELPVAHA, encoded by the coding sequence GTGAGCACCCCCGACGCGCGCCTGCGTGACCGGATAGGCGGCGGCCGCGCCGTGGCGCTGATCGACGGCAACAGCTTCTACTGCGCGTGCGAGCGCGTGTTCGATCCCAGGCTCGCCGCGGTGCCGGTGATCGTGCTCTCCAACAACGACGGCTGCGCCATCGCCCGCACGGCCGAGGCGAAGGCGCTCGGCATCAGGATGGGCGACCCGTATTTCAAGATCCGCGACCTGTGCCGGGCCCGGGGCGTGCGGGTGTTGTCGTCGAACTACACGCTCTACGGCGACATGTCGGGGCGCACCAACGCGGTCTACCGTCGGTTCAGCCCGCAGGTGGAGATCTACTCCATCGACGAGAGCTTCCTGAACCTCGCCGACGTGGCGCCGGCCTTGCGCGTCGAACTCGCCCGGGACCTGCGGGCCACCGTCCGGACCTGGACGGGCATTCCCACCTGCGTGGGCATCGGGCCGACCAAGACGCTGGCCAAGCTCGCCAACCACATCGCCAAGTCCGTGCCGGCGCTCGACGGCGTGTGCGACCTGACCGACCCGGTGGCCTACGCGCACTGGCTGTGCCGGATCGACGTCGCGGCAGTGTGGGGCATCGGCCGCGCCTCGCTCGCCAAGCTGGAGGCCATGGGCGTCGAGAGCGTGGCGGACCTGCGCGACCTGGACCCGCGGCCGGTGCGCAAGGGCCTGACCGTCGTGGGCGAGCGCATCATCCACGAGCTGCGCGGGCTGGCCTGTCTGCCATTGGAGATGGTGCCGGCCCGGCGGAAGGGCTGCGCGGTGACGCGCTCGTTCTCCAGCCGGGTCGAGGACCGCGCGACCCTTGAGGAGGCGGTATCGGCCCACGCGACGCGGCTCGGCGAGAAGCTGCGGCGCGAGGGGCTCGGCACCAACCATGTGTCCGTCTTCTATCACACGAGCGAGCACGACCACGGTGCCCCGATGCGCTCCGTGTCCATCACGGTCACCTTGCCGGAGCACACGTCGGACACGCTGGCGCTGATCAAGGCGGCGCGGCACGGGGTGGCGAAGACGTGGCGCGAGCCGGGCGAGCGGCCCTGGCGGTACGCGAAGGCCGGCCTCGTCACCAACGACCTCGTGCCGCTGTCGCACAGCCCGCGGGCGCTGATCGGCGCGCTGGACCGGGCGCGGTCGGGGCCGCTGATGGCGGCGATGGATGCGTGCAACGCGCGCTGGGGTCGCGGCGCGGTCGTGCCGGCGCGGGCGGGCTTGGTCAGCCGGCGCGACTGGAACACCAAGTTCGAGATGCGCACGCCGCGCTACACGACCCAGGTCAGCGAACTGCCGGTCGCCCATGCGTGA
- a CDS encoding LuxR C-terminal-related transcriptional regulator, translating into MSTAVGVLILDEPQDLSATVRATLEHMPELHTIGEADLDRANTDTTVALIFLDEIRLADGIARIVGLKERQPNLRTLVAFGALAADDLRALLAAGVDAFVARSKSPRELGAALLALAEGSDCLTPPEQPGAAASEAADSLGLTPREAEVLRFLSSGFSNKEVARRLALSVRTVETHRLNLRRKTQTGRLKDLVSLARQLSLPPVIDTEAKRDTYRLRH; encoded by the coding sequence ATGAGTACGGCCGTTGGCGTCCTGATCCTTGATGAACCGCAGGACCTGAGCGCGACTGTTCGCGCGACACTGGAGCACATGCCCGAGCTCCACACGATCGGCGAGGCGGATCTGGATCGGGCGAACACCGACACGACCGTCGCGCTGATCTTCCTCGACGAGATCCGGCTCGCCGACGGGATCGCCCGCATCGTCGGCCTGAAGGAGCGTCAGCCCAACCTGCGCACGCTGGTGGCCTTCGGCGCGCTCGCGGCGGATGACCTGCGCGCGCTGCTGGCTGCGGGCGTCGACGCGTTCGTGGCGCGCTCGAAGTCGCCCCGGGAACTCGGCGCCGCGCTGCTGGCGCTCGCGGAGGGCTCGGACTGCCTGACGCCGCCGGAGCAGCCCGGTGCGGCGGCGAGCGAGGCGGCCGACAGCCTGGGCCTCACGCCCCGCGAGGCCGAGGTGCTGCGCTTCCTCAGCTCCGGCTTCAGCAACAAGGAGGTCGCCCGGCGGCTGGCGCTGAGCGTGCGCACCGTCGAGACCCACCGGCTCAACCTGCGCCGCAAGACCCAGACGGGCCGGCTCAAGGATCTGGTCTCGCTCGCCCGACAGCTCAGCCTGCCTCCCGTCATCGACACAGAGGCCAAGCGCGACACGTATCGGCTTCGGCATTGA
- a CDS encoding methyl-accepting chemotaxis protein produces the protein MFAYRKNDAKLNAAYASQAVIEFALDGTVRWANDNFLNALGYKLDEIKGKHHRTFVDPAEQGSAYEQFWAALRRGEFQTAEYKRIGKDGRQVWIQASYSPLIGRNGKPYGVIKFAHDITKQKLWNADCEGKLRALDRSQGIIEFNLDGTVITANPNFLALVGYTLDEIRGRQHRVFVDPAELGPEYDRFWSSLRQGEFQQAEYKRVGRGGRVVYIQATYNPVADASGKLVKVVKFATDITAAAHKRLERDRLQKAVDADLDGIAASVSKASEQAVGAASASEQAAGNAQNVAAGAEELAASVREISQQVGRALAVSRRAVDQSEATSIVVGGLAAAAQRIGEVVDMINGIASQTNLLALNATIEAARAGEAGKGFAVVAAEVKELAAQTAKATDNISAQIRQTQAAATEAAAAISGIGETIGEVNAISSAISASVEQQAAVAQEMSASMHAMTAAVTEISQGVSVIAIATREIASASQQVRDASHSMAA, from the coding sequence ATGTTCGCCTATCGCAAAAACGATGCGAAGTTGAATGCAGCCTACGCTTCGCAGGCTGTGATTGAATTTGCGCTCGATGGCACGGTGAGATGGGCAAATGACAATTTCTTGAATGCGCTGGGTTACAAGCTCGATGAGATTAAAGGTAAACACCATCGAACATTCGTAGATCCCGCAGAACAGGGATCAGCCTATGAACAGTTCTGGGCCGCACTGCGGCGGGGAGAGTTTCAGACAGCGGAGTACAAGCGGATCGGCAAGGACGGCCGCCAAGTGTGGATCCAAGCGAGCTACTCACCGCTGATCGGCCGCAACGGCAAACCTTACGGCGTCATCAAATTCGCGCACGATATCACCAAGCAGAAGCTGTGGAATGCCGATTGCGAAGGCAAATTGCGTGCGCTTGACCGATCGCAGGGCATCATCGAGTTCAATCTCGACGGCACCGTCATCACCGCCAACCCAAATTTTCTAGCTCTGGTCGGCTACACTCTCGACGAGATCAGAGGAAGACAGCATCGTGTGTTCGTAGATCCGGCTGAGCTTGGCCCGGAATACGATCGGTTCTGGAGCAGCCTGCGTCAAGGAGAGTTCCAACAGGCCGAGTACAAACGAGTCGGGAGGGGCGGACGCGTCGTCTACATCCAAGCGACTTACAACCCTGTCGCTGATGCGTCAGGCAAGCTGGTTAAGGTCGTGAAGTTTGCCACCGACATCACAGCGGCAGCCCACAAGCGCCTTGAGCGGGATCGCCTTCAGAAGGCGGTCGACGCCGACCTCGACGGGATCGCCGCATCTGTCTCAAAGGCGTCAGAGCAGGCGGTTGGCGCGGCCAGCGCTTCCGAGCAGGCGGCCGGCAACGCGCAGAATGTCGCGGCCGGTGCCGAGGAACTGGCGGCGTCGGTTCGTGAGATCAGCCAGCAGGTGGGGCGCGCCCTCGCCGTATCGCGGCGCGCCGTCGATCAGTCGGAAGCGACCTCGATCGTCGTCGGCGGCCTCGCGGCCGCGGCCCAGCGCATCGGCGAGGTGGTGGATATGATCAACGGCATCGCCAGCCAAACGAACCTGCTCGCCTTGAACGCGACCATCGAGGCGGCGCGGGCTGGGGAAGCCGGCAAAGGGTTTGCGGTCGTGGCTGCCGAGGTCAAGGAGTTGGCAGCCCAGACCGCGAAAGCGACCGACAACATCAGCGCTCAGATCCGACAGACCCAGGCCGCCGCGACCGAGGCCGCCGCTGCGATCTCGGGCATTGGCGAGACGATCGGCGAGGTCAATGCGATCTCAAGCGCGATCTCGGCCTCGGTCGAGCAGCAAGCCGCGGTCGCGCAGGAGATGTCGGCCAGCATGCACGCGATGACGGCCGCCGTGACAGAGATCAGCCAAGGTGTGAGCGTCATCGCGATCGCCACACGAGAGATCGCGAGTGCGTCCCAACAAGTACGGGATGCCTCCCACAGCATGGCCGCTTGA
- a CDS encoding LexA family protein, whose protein sequence is MHLNRIDELLVQSADAVRIPLIGQALCAGFPSPADDFVEDALELPRWLVPNPPATFLWRISGSSMEGAGIYDRDLACVDRSLKAGHGSIVVAAIDGQMSCKRLVIEGNVARLAFCNPEMPAFAIEELGESVLWGVVRFSIRWHVARGQLS, encoded by the coding sequence GTGCACCTCAACCGGATCGACGAACTGCTGGTCCAAAGCGCTGACGCCGTCCGCATCCCACTGATCGGACAGGCGCTGTGCGCCGGCTTCCCCTCGCCCGCGGACGACTTCGTCGAGGATGCGCTGGAGCTGCCGCGCTGGCTCGTGCCGAACCCGCCCGCCACCTTCCTGTGGCGGATCAGTGGATCGTCCATGGAGGGCGCCGGCATCTACGACCGCGATCTCGCCTGCGTCGACCGCAGCCTGAAGGCCGGTCACGGCAGCATCGTCGTGGCCGCGATCGACGGCCAGATGAGCTGCAAGCGCCTCGTCATCGAGGGCAACGTCGCCCGGCTCGCCTTCTGCAATCCCGAGATGCCCGCCTTCGCGATCGAGGAACTCGGCGAGAGCGTGCTCTGGGGCGTGGTGCGCTTCTCGATCCGCTGGCATGTGGCCCGCGGGCAGCTCTCGTGA